DNA from Daucus carota subsp. sativus chromosome 1, DH1 v3.0, whole genome shotgun sequence:
CAACACTCCAGACCTTTCCACCCATTAGGCTCTCCAGAGAAAGAAGTTGACATTCTTAGTAGCGGTGACACTTGAGTGTCCCTAGTCCTAATTTCACATGTAAACCAGAGCAGGCAGTAGAGGTTTTTGCAAGCTGGTTGTTCCATTTCAGCACTCCCCGTCTTCCGTTAAGTAGTACCGTAAGGGAAAACGATGGATCATGTCCTTCGAGAGCCTAGCCAGAGAGCTAAGTTTCTCACCACTTGAAGCTTCTGCCAGTCCTAGCTTGCTTCCCTTTGAGCTAACCTGGAGAAAGTAAAGTCGTCTTTGCCCCGGGTTCAAGTGGGCGCTTCATATTCGGATATAGCAAATTTCTAGCTAAATGGACGGTTTCGTGTGTCGGGGTTAAGCACTTACAAGAATAGCCGGGTAGTGAGATATACACTCTTTCAGGCGGCATTGAATGCGCATATGATGAGAACAAGACGGATGAACTTCACCCCTGAAATCATTTCCTGCGCCCACGTGTAGCGGTAGGCAGGAATGCTAATTAGTTTGGGGGGTTCGCTAGCTCGGATAGGACAGTCTTTCTGAAAGGGGGAACAAGCTCTTCGAAACGGATACCTATCTCTTTGAATCAAACCTTTCCAGGACGCTCGCTTCCATTTAGTGCCATGTTTTGTTACCTGACTGCTGCTCTTCTGACCTCAAAGGAAAAGAAGCATACTTGAAGGGCCCATAGAGAATAGCCCCTACGGACACCATCTATCAATCGTTCCATCTCTGTTTTCCCCAAAAGGAAGAATCTTTATTTTCCATTCTCTATAGATCGGCATTATGTACTCTACTACAGTAAGATAGAAAGCTGGCCGAAGACCCTTTTCTTGTAGGAGCTGCATGGATGACTGGAAAGCGGTAAGGTAAGGAAGACCTTTGCCACCTGAGAGCCCGTGATTAGATTCTTTTATTTAGAGTAGGATTCCCGATTCAACTCCGAAAAAGATGCGACTTCCCATCCTGGGCTTTATCCGTTCGCCGAGCACAACAGAATACAGAGGAGTgcatttatttcatttaaaattggAATTCAAGATAGCCTTGCTGCAGCCGGAGGCCTTTTACTAAAACAAACGAGAAAAGAAAGGCCAAAGGGCGTAAAGCCGAGCCTCGGCTAAGACCTCGGGATGGGATATTCTGAGGTTTAGTGAGGGGATATTCTTTTGCCAGGAGAAGATATGTAAAAGTGGTTGATCTACCTGACTCCGCGATCCCTGAGGGGAGGTTGAGCAAAGCCTAATGATCCGAACCCTTTTACAAAAGCGGAAGGATCAATCAGTGAACTAGAGAGTGGAGTATGAAAGCGATGTCTTAAGAAGCCTTCTGTCTAGCTCTGCACACCAGAAAGAGGTGGCtgctttattaaaaaaagaaaatctttagTTATCAGTTAAGATCTAGTAAGATAAGGGGAATTGCTTTAACCAGTCCCGCAAGTCAGGAAGACTCTGGCTTAGCCCATTCACTCCTAAACTCTAGAAAGTTGGACATTCGATCACAGAATCCATTGACAGCTGCCCCATCCCAATAATACGTGTTTATCAACCGCCCGTGCACGCGTGGGCTCTCCATTTAGGTAGCTTCCCGGGTCTCCCGCAATAAGCGCAAGTGGTTCCGCCGAACAAAGTTGTAGTTGGTTCGTTTTCGTATGATGATTGCTCGCGAACCTACCCTCACGGCTCGTTCCTTCGGAACCTCTGTGTCTTTACCAACTCGGTCCACCCGGTGAACGCTCACGACTAAGCGAGACTCAGATGCTGTCTCATTCGCCGTCTCGcagtcaatttttatttttccgaTATTAAAGCGCCATGGCCACAACTATTATATAAGGCAAGGCTTGGAATAAAGCTCCCCCCGCCTCTCGGCGAGAACTGGGCTTGGCTTGGTTAGTAGTGCCCGCCTATTCTGTCTCGCCACCGATCCATGAATTCTGCAGAGCGGGCCGTCAGGCCGGGCGTACGAGGACCGTCGAAGAGGTGCCTCAACGCGCCGCAGCCACTACTTTGACTCCTTTTATGCAATTATGAACTCCGCGGAACCTTTTCGATTCCAACGCAACTTATCCTTTTGGAGCTGACGTAACAAACTATGCGAGCCCCCCAACGAAGCCAACAGAAATCCGATccgaataaaaaaaagaaaaggaagttTCATTATGGTAGTATACCAGCCACCTGTTCTGGAACTTCCAGTTCCAATCGGAGCATATAGATCCGTAAATGGATTTGTATGTATAGCCACTTCAGTCGTGTTCGTCGTTTCTCGAAAGTATCTTTTTTCTGGGAACATGGTCAACCATAAATTCTTATGTTCTCGATTCTTCATCCACCGATGCAGAAAATGCTCCAGTTTTCCATTCTCATATGAGGCCGGAAAGTTTATTGGCAACAGGTCGGCACGAAGTGATTCATCATGCTCAAACCTGAGCCGATCGTTCGTTAGGGACGGTGTATAGATCATCAAATTCCCACAAATGGAATGAGAAGTGGGTCCATGTAAATGATCGAGACCCCGCAAACAACAACGCTCCTTTCCCATATGGAGTTCGGAACCCAAAGGCAATCGTTGAGTGAACTGTATCTTCTTTGTGTTAGTTGACCTAAGCCGCACCCTTACTGCTGGGGTGGGGCTCGGCCTCCGAACCGTACGTGGGACGAGTTTCTGCCTCATACAGCTCGGGCCGAAGACCGGGGGAAGTTTAGGAGAGATGGGGAGACCCAGCCGCTGCCAGTCGGGGCGGACACCAGACCGCCCATTTTCTCTCGCCCTAAATGGAATGGCTCTCTTAGTTACGCTGCGCCCCGCCCCGAGTCCCCACGTCCGCCTTTCTCCGCCCGCAACCCAGGAAGTTGGCAAAGCCAACATTTTAGGGCCGTCCCTTTCATTCTATGCTGACCCCGGCCCGGGCTGGCTTTTTGGGAAGCCCGTTCCCACCGCGCTCACGGCCCGGCTGGCCTGCCAGCGGTAGTGGGAATTCTCCCGTTCCCTGGTCAAAGACTTGGTTGGATGCGGGATCTACTCCACGAGGAGCGGTACGGACGTAGATGATATCATCACGACCTCTCTTTTCGTACCGCTAGGGATGCTTAACGCCATTTCGCCAACTGGCGTTACCTGCGCTTTCGTGTCTCTCAGTGTGGTCAGCACTGGGTGTTTCCGAGCAGCGAGGCTTACACCCATTCGCATTAGTTCATCCAAAGTTCCTTACCCTTATGCACGAATTCTTGAATAAGCCATCTTCCTATCAAGGTTAAGGAGTCAACTGAGCATCTCAGCGGCGGGATTGAATACCCGGATCGAATCAGAGTTCACGCCGCCCGCCCTGAACAAATAGGAGGCGTGGGCCACAGGTCGCACATACGCCGCCGGGTCGCACGACAGAAGAACACCCAACATACAGATGCACACTCCTCCATGTGAAATATTCATCTTCATTGGAGCTTTTTTGTAGTAGTCGTGACCAACAGCCATCAGCTGTCGGCTCGTTGGTAAGGTGAGAGCTTCAAGCCCGATTTCTGGTTGCGCACCCCCCACACAAGCACCGCCCGACGAGGGGGGGACGGGGAAAGCTACAGGCCCAAAACCTTCGACCCTTCCTTCTAAATGGGGGTGCCCGGGGCACCTCATCTTGTCATTTCGTCGTTGCTGATTCCCGTTAGGCCGAAGTGTTTGGCGTTTCCTTCTCCGCGCCCGCTCACGCTTCGCTGACCTATCGCGTGGTAAAGAGAAGAAAGTACGAAAGAATAGTAAACGGAGCACACCGCAGAAAGATTCTAAATAGGAGAAGTCCCCTTTGGATTCGAGAAGAAGGAAATGAAAAGCGGGAACGAAACGAAATAAGGCGTTTCTAGCTCTAGTTTCGGATGAGCTTCTCCCAATTATGTCTGGTAATAGAATGGGGCGGCTTGCTCTGACCAAGACTCCACTTTTTGCTCCGTCCGTGGAGCGTATGAATTTCTTGGAATGTAGATAGACCAAAAGAGGGAATGAAGGGATAGGAATAGGAATTATAGTACCATTGGAAGAAGGGGCACCTGTGGGAACATCTCTACTGACGAACCATTTCAATAGTACGGGCGCTGCCGTGCCACGAGGCACGACCATGGAagtaatgaaaaagaaaaagttatGTAGTTGGACCATCTGTTCTATCCGTTCGAGTTTTGCTTCTCTAGAGAAGATGAGAAGCTAAAAATGAAAGTGTTCGCAACACATACCGAAAGGGTACTAATTAAGCCGACCATTAATGACTAACACCAGGAGCGGTTTGATCAAATAAGGGATCAGACCACTCTTATAAACAGAAAACAAAAGCAAACTCTCATAGTTCGGAGCCCAGCTCCAACTACTTCTTCGTAAGTTAGGTACTTTTTTCGGCTTGAATAGGGGGCTGCCCTTTTTTGGTTGAAGTAGCCACGACTTTGGTCGTAGTAAGTTTAAACACATAAACCCAGTCCACTTGCAACCATGTTGATCAAAATGACTAAGTTTAATGACTTTACCAGTCACTCGCTCCCGTATTATAAGATTCTCTCACCCCGTGGTCGACATTCCATTCCCCTTAGTCGTAGGTGCTCgttctatttttatttgaatggGCCGGGTGTCCCGAACGATCATAGTACGGCCGCTCATCTAATATCAAATCAATGGGTAGATCTCCCTTCCCCCTACCATAGCCGGAAGGGGTAGCGTATCCACGGAAAAGAGAGTACAAGCCCTTACCCGCCGTTCGATTGATTGTTCTAAAGTTGAAGTCCTTTCGTTAAGTCGAATTGAAAGGTAGGTTTTGTCAGTGATTAAATGGAAAGGGGGAGCGGTTCGGGCCtactcttgaacttttaggCTAATTAAAAGCCAAAACAAAAGTAAAATATCGGCATGTAATTGAGAAAGATGGGATTCGGTCAACAAACAAAGGAAATTAAAAAACTCCCTTCTTTCTGTCGAACTAAACTCCGAGAAAAGAGTAGTATGAAGCAGGAAAGTCTGCCTTTCGAAACGACGTAAGAGAAGATGATATGCTTTCGGCAAGAAGGAAACCAAAAGTGACTCCGTAACTCTATGCCATGAGCATCCCTCTCCCCGCAGGTCGAGAGACTCTGTAACCTCTACTTTCATGATGTAGCTACACGCCCTTCTTCCTTTATTTCTTTGGAGTGAAAGCAGCCGGCTTGAAAGAGCTAAAGCTGCTTCTCTTGATGGTGTGGGGGATTACACCCCTCATGAATCTGCCTTATAAGCAAATTATTCCCTTTCATTGACTGCTTTTGCCCTACCATCTGTGAATCCAGTGGTTGTGCTAGGCTTCTGACACTCACTCGCAAGGTTTCGTTGCTTTCTCTTAGTTGGGCTAGTAAGAGACTTTTCAGGACTTTGCCGGAATGTATGGGAATTGTGCTTAAGATCTGGGAATGCAAGTGAGAGTCCTGTCCTTGGCTCAAAGAGAGAAGGCAAAGAATGTGGTTCTAGCTCCTATTGAGAATTGGGCATTGGGGGTGCCAGATCCAGGATGACAGACCATAAGTTCAAAAAGGTCACGTACGGGCACTGATCAAAAGCACATACATTAATTAAGGGATTTCTCCTCAATAAAAGTAGTGTAACCTAGCTCAATTCGCCTCATTGATTCCTTCTACAAGCCTGAAATCTCGACTCCTCCTTTCTTTCTGAGCCCAGCCACATTTCTATTTGGTTATGCTATATGCTAGTACTTGTTGCGGGGGCAGGCCATAGACCTACTAAGTCGCTagctatatatatagaatttgcTCAAGTGTGAAAGCGGAAGGCCCTGCACATAAAAAATATTCCACTGCAGAGACCTTTTAAAGCCTTTGATTACGTGGTCAAGACCCGGTACTAGGGTATGAGATGTGGCAGAAAATACCCCGAATGGGTGTAGAATCAACTCGCAGAAATGCCCGGTCAAAGAAGGGCTTGCTAGAACTCTGAAGAAAGGCTTAAAGCAGAGTTTTCTCACTAACTCAGGAAAGGCTCAATCATCAGAAATGGTTCGAGGAGAGCTTCAACCGAAAAAGCCTACTTATTCTACTCGAAAACCCTATTAGGCAGTAGTGGCAAGCACAGCAGAAAGGAGCTTTCCTAGATGTCAGGCGGGGAATCCTCATTGTGTACTACCTAGCCGACTCTCTTAGTGTATCACCGGAGTCTATCTAATGTCTCCTAATGCAGCTACGAAGGGCAATGCTTTGTGGAAACCGGGCACTGAAAGAGATATTTCAATGGATACTTCAAAAGCACTAAGACAGTCGGAAGCGCCCCAAGCATGATCTGAAATCATACCATTAGGCTTCCTTCCAGGGAAGATGGATGGGAATAGATAAGTAAGAGAGAAGGCGACACCAGCTAGcacttctttcttttctttgtcttCTATCGTTCGTATACCGTATATAGGTCTACTCACTCGCTTTCAGGAATAGCACTTCTTCGCCCAATACTACTTCTGAGAACCATTCTTCAACTAGCTCTGGCAATGATAGCTCTAACCATTCTTCAACTAGCTCTGGTGACAATGATAGCTGCTCTAGCAACAACTATGATACAGCAGATACAACTTCTACCTCTGCGCGGGACTACTATGATACAGAACGTGTGCAAAGAGAACGGGATACAACTTCTACTAATGCACCTTATAGCACTTCTTCTGATAGCTATGATGGCAACAACTATGATACAAAGACTTCTTATGATGCACCTTATAGCACTTCTTCGCCTACCTCTAGCTCTGGCACCAAGACTACTTCTGATAACGATAGCTGCTCTAGCTCTGGCAATGAGAGCTCTGGTGGCAACAACACTTCTTCTACTACTTCTGATGCCCGGGAGCGGGTGCAAGAACGAATCAAAGACCTAGATGATCCATAGGTAGTTTCTTATATACGATCTTTCTTATGCACCGTAGGTCTTATAGAAAGAGTAGATAAATATAGAGTTGCTAGCTAGCTTCTATAACACTTTATTACTTGCCGGAGGTTctgaaagaaaagaagaagaaagaattaGATACGCCGTTTGATTCAGCAAGAAAAGATTTGTCCGGAGCAAAATCAATAATCTTATTCGTATTCCGAAGTGTCAACACTCATTATTGATAGAACtacaacaaagaaaaaaagagaatgGTGTTAGAATTTGAAAGCTGGGTACGGCCAGGTTACTTAGTATCCCATTCCTCAACAAGAGGCGTAGAAGTCTATGGGAAGGTCTTAAACGTTTTTGCCCGTATTGTTGCCATTCCAATTCATTGGAAGAATGATGTACTCCTACAACTCTCTCTTCAAACTCTTCTAGATCTTGGTTTGCTTTCTAGAGCGCGAAAAGAAGCAACTAAAGAGAGTTATGCCCAGGCATAAGCAATCACGCGCTGGGGGTTCCTAAGCGCAGCGTAAACAGCCATTCCTGAAGCAACTAAATAGGGTTCCTCGCCAGGTTCGAGTTACTTTAGCTATGAAAGCCAGAAACTATTCAAAAGAAGCCTTTCTTGAGGCATAGAAATAGGGGTTTGAGCGTGGTATAGGGAAATCATACACAGATCTCCGAAACATTGGTTTTTCGCCCGCGTGTAAACTGCCACCAAAGGGGGATTCCCAGCATGTTCAAAAGGCTTTCCTTCGGAACCTCTCCTCGTATCTAGCTTTCAACTCTATCTTCTATAGCTCTCCCTCTTCGCATACGCTCCTCTCCCCCTCCCCTTGGTCGAGTTGCTTTCGTTCCTGGTCAAGAAACGTAGCGTAAATTGCAATTCCTGAGGCTTATAAGGGGGCTTAACTAGGGCAGGAGTCCCTAGATTCGATGAAAGGTCTTAAACTAAGGCTTTCGCTCCATTCCTTTAGCTTCCCGCGCCGGAGTTTCTTTCTCTGGTATTTGTTTCAGAGGGCTTTGGGCCTGGTAGAGTCCGAGATGCTATTCAAGTCCGGTTTGAAGCCGCCCACGCGTGTAACACTAGAGAAGCAACTAAAGAGAGTTCTAGCCCGgtaaagtctggagttagagtCCTCAACTCCGCGCAAAAGAGGCAACTCTAGTTGCATATAAACACGGGTACTGTATAGTAGGTATAGGGTAGACTATTAGGCCCAGAAAGGTAGCGTAAACAGCTATTTTCTAAGCCTAGAAACGGGGCGGGAGGGCTATTCCAGTAAGAAACCCAGGCTTTGAAGCCTTTCCTGAAGCATAGAACACGAGTTCTTATCGGGGTTAAGCCATCATACATTCAAGGTCATAAACAGCGGTTTTTAGCCGCCAGCGCGTATAACACTCAAGCGAGTCAACTCCCTCTTCCGAGTCCTTACACTAGGTAGAGTCCCTTGATTCTAAAATACGCGTAAAAAGCCACCTTTTTCACGAGTTATTTCCTGGTATAGTTACTACGTACCTTCCCCTCTTCTCACATAGGCTCGAGCCAGTAAACTACCTTTCTTTCAGAAAGAGGAAGATGGCCTACTAGTCTTATTTTCTTGATCACTAGCCCTTTCTCAGTCAATGATTCAAGAACGAATACCGAGACAGCCGTTTCTTTGCCTGATGGCTTTACATCGCTAAAGAATCCGTAATTGACAGCAAGAACTTAGTACCCATTAGATTGGCAATGTGCGCTCCTGTGGGAGTCGAACCCACCGCATTGGTGCCTTGTTCTACCGGGAGATGAACTAAGGAGCGGGAAAACCATAACAAGAGTTTTTGAACGACCGAACAACAAAGAAAAAGTGAATTCGCAATTAGCTTCCCTGacttgctttgctagcttctaCTTTAATGCAGAACTCCCAATAGCAGGAATTTCACCCACTAATGGGCCAGCTGCATAATAACGTATGTAAGCAAGTGATCCTCTTCAGAGTAATGCTTTCTAATAGCTCCTGCACCTGTAACCAAACCAGAGTCATAGGAAGACTAACACCTATTATCACACGGACGGGAAATATAATATTGCTTCCTACTTGAGAAAGACTTCCCTGATATAAGGTGCATCTCTGATCAAGCAAGGGTAGCTCTGTTCTTATTCTCTTGCTATTGCCCTCTTGTTTGGCAACTAACTAGCCGAGCAACACGGGCTCTTTACTTCATATAAAGAGAATGAGGATCCCTACTTGACTGATAACTTACTCGAAGGTGCATTTGATCTTGCTGTCCTGTGTCGAAGGTTGGGTGTTAATTAAAATCAcactttttaataatttatttttcggATGGACATAAAAGAAAAGGGTAAGATTTCCAAAAGCTATTTACGTAGGAGAATAAGTCATCGCTTGCGGCTCCCGCTTTCAATTAAAGGGGCAGGGCATCTTTCTGTTGCCGGTTAGGTTAACCTCAAAAGTTCAATAGGATAAGCTGCTAGCTCTAACCGAACTCTCGGGTATATATAAGTCCGACGAAAGACAACCCGCTTCTCAAAGGCGAGGTTCTGAAAGAAAGCAAGCGGTGCACTTAAATCTAATTAAATCTAAATAGGGTGGTATGGGCGAGAAAGATAAAGCGAAGATCTAGACAAAAGACCTACTCGATGGGAATTAGCCAATGTGTGCTCCTAAAGTTAGAAAACGTCCCGGCAAGAGCTGTCAGAATTCACCCCATAAGGTAAATTACCCTTTCTCTTGTGCCTGCATTCGCTATTCCTATTCCGCGAAAGCTTTTATGCCTAGCCCCAAAAAACCCAAACGAAAGGGTGCGGAGAATAATAGGGAGCCCGAGGTGCCCCActtcaaaaagggggagattcaGGAGCTTGCAGCCCAAAACCGTACAGCTCATAAAATCAAAGAACTGCTGGAGACCCGGTGGGTAGGTTCTTATCAAAAGATCCCGACCCTCGAGAGTATAAAGCGGGCTGTCACGGAACTGGGCTACGACCCGAGAGCCATATTTGGTTCTCTCGAGCCCAGCAAGGGGAAGTATTCAACAATTTTTCTttgaatataaaagaaaattcttGAATTGCGCAAGTACTAATAATAGTAAAAATTGATCTTCTAAGAGATCGACGCGAAACCTAATCCACCTACCCGCTCATCAATCACGGTGTTCAGCTTACTTGCACGGATAGACCCCTATTGTCTTGGAATTAGGCGCCCATCTTTTGACTGTTGTCAGCTAATCTCTTCAACGTTCGATTATACTCTATGTTAGAATATTTCTGTGAATGCTATTCTGATCTAAGTGGTCCTATTCTGTGTCCCGTGCTAGGAAGCATTACTCCTCTTTTCATTCCAAATTCAAGAATACGGCCGATACGATTGATTGGTCTGTGTGCCTCTCTTATTACTTTTTTGTATCCCCCTGTTCTTCGGATACAATTCGATCCTTCTACGGCCAAATCTCAATTTGTGGAAAGCCTTCGATGGCTTCCTTATGAAaacattcatttttatttggGTATAGACGGTATCTCTTTATTCTTCGTGATATTGACCACATTTCTGATCCCTATTTGCATTTCAGTGGGCTGGTCTGGTATGAGAAGTTATGGGAAAGAGTATATTACAGCATCTCTAATTCGTGAATTTCTAATGATCGCCGTGTTCCGCATGCTGGATCCTCTACTATTCTATGTTTTTCCCGAAAGCGTGCCAATCCCGATGTTGTGCGGAGCTGAGCATCTTCTATTCGCTGGGATAAAGCTTTTCCTCTGCAGGGGCCTTGTGCAGTAAACCCCCTACGGGCGGTCGTCCGTCGTCGTAAAGTAGTCCCCGCGAAGCTTTCGGGAAGAGGGGTAGTCTTGTGTGTAAGCATAGCATTTCTGGTCGAACCCGCCCAACCCAACTAAGACGAACCGAACCTGACAGACACATCTTTTTCCTTTTGGGAGGGTACTCCGAGTAGTGGGTACCCCGTAGGACCTCGACCCGCCTACTCGGGTCTTGTATGGATATGCAGGAAGGGGTGCTCCTAGGTGTGTGTAGGGGTTGTGT
Protein-coding regions in this window:
- the LOC135150731 gene encoding cytochrome c biogenesis CcmF C-terminal-like mitochondrial protein translates to MLALPTSWVAGGERRTWGLGAGRSVTKRAIPFRARENGRSGVRPDWQRLGLPISPKLPPVFGPSCMRQKLVPRTVRRPSPTPAVRVRLRSTNTKKIQFTQRLPLGSELHMGKERCCLRGLDHLHGPTSHSICGNLMIYTPSLTNDRLRFEHDESLRADLLPINFPASYENGKLEHFLHRWMKNREHKNLWLTMFPEKRYFRETTNTTEVAIHTNPFTDLYAPIGTGSSRTGGWYTTIMKLPFLFFIRIGFLLASLGGSHSLLRQLQKDKLRWNRKGSAEFIIA
- the LOC135150728 gene encoding cytochrome c biogenesis CcmF C-terminal-like mitochondrial protein; its protein translation is MVQLHNFFFFITSMVVPRGTAAPVLLKWFVSRDVPTGAPSSNGTIIPIPIPSFPLLVYLHSKKFIRSTDGAKSGVLVRASRPILLPDIIGRSSSETRARNALFRFVPAFHFLLLESKGDFSYLESFCGVLRLLFFRTFFSLPRDRSAKRERARRRKRQTLRPNGNQQRRNDKMRCPGHPHLEGRVEGFGPVAFPVPPSSGGACVGGAQPEIGLEALTLPTSRQLMAVGHDYYKKAPMKMNISHGGVCICMLGVLLSCDPAAYVRPVAHASYLFRAGGVNSDSIRVFNPAAEMLS
- the LOC135152119 gene encoding uncharacterized protein LOC135152119 → MQVRVLSLAQREKAKNVVLAPIENWALGVYSLAFRNSTSSPNTTSENHSSTSSGNDSSNHSSTSSGDNDSCSSNNYDTADTTSTSARDYYDTERVQRERDTTSTNAPYSTSSDSYDGNNYDTKTSYDAPYSTSSPTSSSGTKTTSDNDSCSSSGNESSGGNNTSSTTSDARERVQERIKDLDDP